A region from the Benincasa hispida cultivar B227 chromosome 8, ASM972705v1, whole genome shotgun sequence genome encodes:
- the LOC120084131 gene encoding phospholipase A I-like: protein MSWGLGWKRPSEIFHLKLNYGSEEDAENPDRVSSSSSCSSSSSSSSSSTTILTQGQELEFRIDLDWSAGDDEDQVALRLQSQLMVALPVPQDAVQVELKYNEEADNVDVDMGVLKRREPLRAVTMAKSAGSGQQNDGVGVLTRLLRSNL from the coding sequence ATGTCCTGGGGACTGGGATGGAAGCGGCCATCTGAgatttttcatttgaaactgaATTATGGTTCGGAAGAGGATGCGGAGAATCCTGACCGTGTCTCCTCCTCGTCATCCTGTTCTTCTTCGTCGTCGTCATCGTCGTCGTCGACGACCATTTTGACGCAGGGTCAGGAACTTGAATTTCGGATTGATTTGGATTGGTCGGCTGGGGATGACGAAGATCAGGTGGCTCTCAGGCTTCAGTCTCAGCTCATGGTTGCTTTGCCGGTGCCGCAGGATGCTGTGCAGGTAGAATTGAAGTATAACGAAGAAGCAGATAATGTGGATGTAGATATGGGGGTTTTGAAAAGGAGGGAGCCTCTTAGAGCCGTAACGATGGCGAAGTCAGCGGGATCGGGGCAGCAGAATGATGGGGTTGGCGTTCTGACGCGGTTGTTGAGGTCGAATTTGTAA
- the LOC120083453 gene encoding tobamovirus multiplication protein 1, producing the protein MARLQLNLMTAMEMGVTATSWWNDINESTFWQDRIFYSLCAVYALVSAVALIQLIRIELRVPEYGWTTQKVFHLMNFIVNGVRAIVFGLHKQVFLLQPKVLLLLLLELPGLLFFSTYTLLVLFWAEIYHQARSLPTDKLRTVYISINCVIYLIQVCIWIYIGVNDNSVVEFVGKIFIAVVSFIAAVGFLIYGGRLFFMLRRFPIESKGRRKKLHEVGSVTAICFTCFLIRCFVVSLSAFDADASLDVLDHPLLNFIYYLLVEILPSALVLYILRKLPPKRISAQYHPIR; encoded by the exons ATGGCGAGATTGCAGCTGAACTTGATGACGGCCATGGAGATGGGAGTTACGGCAACCAGCTGGTGGAATGACATCAACGAATCTACTTTTTGGCAGGATCGGATTTTCTACTCTCTCTGTGCTGTATATGCGCTAGTCTCCGCTGTTGCTTTG ATTCAATTGATAAGGATCGAATTGAGAGTTCCGGAATATGGATGGACAACACAGAAGGTTTTCCATCTCATGAACTTCATTGTCAATGGAG TACGTGCAATTGTGTTTGGGCTCCACAAGCAAGTATTTCTTTTGCAACCCAAG GTTCTGCTATTGTTATTATTGGAACTTCCTGGTCTTCTTTTTTTCTCAACGTACACACTCCTGGTCCTCTTCTGGGCAGAGATATACCACCAG GCAAGAAGTCTGCCAACAGATAAACTAAGAACAGTTTACATTTCAATCAACTGtgtgatatatctcatacag GTTTGCATTTGGATATACATCGGGGTGAATGACAACAGTGTGGTGGAATTTGTTGGAAAAATTTTCATTGCAG TGGTGTCGTTCATAGCTGCAGTAGGCTTTTTGATATATGGTGGAAG ATTATTTTTCATGCTTAGACGTTTTCCAATTGAATCTAAAGGGAGAAGGAAGAAACTTCATGAG GTTGGGTCCGTAACTGCCATATGCTTTACCTGCTTCCTCATTCGATGCTTTGTG GTTTCTTTATCCGCTTTTGACGCAGATGCATCACTTGATGTTTTAGATCACCCCCTTCTGAATTTCATCTACTACTTG TTGGTTGAAATTCTGCCGTCAGCATTAGTTCTTTACATATTACGCAAATTGCCTCCTAAGAGAATATCAGCTCAATACCACCCCATTCGCTAG
- the LOC120083206 gene encoding pentatricopeptide repeat-containing protein At1g61870, mitochondrial — protein sequence MALLYRLRYAFSSNSTYINYCLHYRSLSTILSPDSSNPLSAKQKSRAALSLLKAEDNPERIIDICRAASLTPELHLDRIVFSIAISKLSKSNHFDGIRQFLEELKSRPDLKNERFACHAIVLYGQANMLDHAIRTFKQIDELGVRHSVKSLNALLFACNVAKDYKELKRVFMEFPKVYGIEPDIDSYNRVIMAFSESGSSSAVYSIVAEMDRKDVKPNATTFANWLAGCYMEEKYEDVEKVIKLMEKYGVRRGVSTYNARIRSLCKLKKSSEAKALFDGMLSRGMKPNSVTYSELIHGFCKEGNLDEAKSLFKRMINSGCSLDSGCYFTMAYFLCRGGDYETAFKICVESMEKGWVPNISTMKSLVDGLVSISKVEEAKQLIGQIKERFSRNVEHWNEIEAGLPQ from the coding sequence ATGGCGCTTCTCTATCGCCTCCGCTATGCTTTCTCTTCAAACTCGACTTACATCAACTATTGTCTTCACTACCGTTCTCTCTCGACAATCCTTTCTCCTGATTCCTCTAATCCTTTGTCAGCAAAACAAAAATCGAGAGCCGCACTGTCCCTACTGAAAGCGGAGGACAATCCTGAGCgtataattgatatttgccgAGCCGCTAGTCTCACTCCAGAATTACATCTAGATCGCATCGTTTTTTCTATTGCTATTTCCAAGCTTTCAAAGTCCAATCACTTCGATGGGATTCGCCAGTTCCTTGAGGAATTGAAATCTCGTCCCGACTTGAAGAACGAGCGTTTCGCTTGCCACGCGATTGTTCTATATGGCCAGGCTAATATGCTTGATCATGCTATTCGCACTTTCAAGCAAATTGATGAACTCGGTGTGCGTCACTCGGTTAAATCGCTGAATGCATTACTATTTGCTTGTAATGTAGCTAAGGATTACAAAGAACTGAAGCGGGTTTTTATGGAGTTCCCTAAGGTTTATGGAATCGAACCAGATATCGATTCTTATAACAGAGTGATTATGGCGTTTTCAGAGTCGGGTTCGTCGAGTGCAGTGTATTCGATTGTGGCGGAGATGGACAGGAAGGATGTCAAACCAAATGCAACTACTTTTGCGAATTGGCTTGCTGGGTGCTACATGGAAGAGAAGTATGAGGATGTTGAGAAAGTCATAAAATTAATGGAGAAATATGGCGTGCGGCGTGGAGTTAGTACATATAATGCAAGAATACGGAGTCTGTGTAAATTGAAGAAATCATCGGAAGCGAAGGCTTTATTTGATGGGATGTTATCGAGAGGTATGAAACCAAACTCTGTTACATACAGTGAATTGATTCATGGATTCTGTAAGGAAGGAAATCTAGATGAAGCTAAGAGCCTTTTTAAGAGAATGATCAACAGCGGTTGCTCACTGGACAGTGGTTGCTATTTCACTATGGCTTACTTCCTTTGTCGAGGAGGAGATTATGAGACAGCTTTCAAGATCTGCGTGGAAAGCATGGAGAAGGGGTGGGTTCCAAATATCTCTACAATGAAGTCTCTTGTTGATGGGCTAGTTAGCATTTCGAAGGTCGAAGAGGCAAAGCAACTTATTGGGCAAATCAAGGAGAGGTTCTCGAGGAATGTTGAACACTGGAATGAAATTGAAGCTGGATTGCCTCAGTGA
- the LOC120083137 gene encoding beta-glucosidase 45 isoform X3: MEFSLIFVAIFLQFLVLVSAFFGSNNQVSLEEFTNSKSFSKKFLFGTASSAYQFEGAFLSDGKGLNNWDVFTHKPGNIKDGTNGDIAVDHYNRYLEDVHLMDFIGVNSYRFSISWARILPKGRFGEMNKAGIDHYNKLIDSLLKRGIEPFVTLAHYDIPQELEDRYGAWLSPQVQEDFRYYADICFKSFGNRVKYWVTFNEPNVQVIRGYRKGTYPPSRCSSSFGNCSSGDSEREPFVAAHNIILSHAAAVNTYRSKYQAKQGGLIGISINAVWHEPISDLFEDILATERARSFYMNWILDPIVFGNYPAVMEETLGLDLPHFSTEDKKKLKNGADFIGINHYTSFYVKDCLYSSCKPGLGSSKIEGFAFWTPVKEETLIGEPTEISWIYVNPQGMNKIVTYIKERYNNIPIFVTENGYGQKNKPNTQTEDLLNDTRRIDYMRSYLGALETSMS, encoded by the exons ATGGAGTTTTCTTTGATATTTGTTGcaatttttctccaatttttggtATTAGTTTCTGCTTTCTTTGGGTCTAATAACCAGGTATCATTGGaagaatttacaaattcaaaatCATTCTCAAAAAAATTCCTTTTTGGAACTGCTTCTTCTGCCTATCAg TTTGAAGGGGCTTTCTTAAGTGATGGTAAAGGTCTTAACAATTGGGATGTTTTTACTCATAAGCCTG GCAATATTAAGGATGGAACAAATGGAGATATTGCTGTCGATCATTATAATCGATATCTG GAGGATGTTCATCTTATGGACTTTATTGGTGTGAATAGCTACCGCTTCTCCATCTCATGGGCAAGAATACTACCTA AAGGAAGGTTTGGGGAGATGAACAAGGCTGGGATTGATCATTACAACAAGCTCATTGATTCTCTTCTCAAAAGAG GGATAGAACCATTTGTAACATTGGCTCACTATGACATCCCTCAGGAACTTGAAGACAGATATGGAGCCTGGTTGAGTCCCCAAGTCCA GGAGGACTTCAGATATTATGCTGATATCTGCTTCAAATCATTTGGAAATCGAGTCAAGTATTGGGTTACCTTCAATGAGCCAAATGTCCAGGTTATTCGTGGCTACAGGAAAGGGACTTACCCTCCGTCGCGTTGCTCAAGCTCATTTGGTAATTGCAGCAGCGGAGACTCAGAGAGAGAACCCTTTGTAGCTGCCCACAATATCATTCTATCCCATGCCGCTGCTGTCAACACTTACAGGTCCAAATATCAG GCTAAACAAGGAGGTCTAATTGGAATATCTATCAATGCTGTGTGGCATGAGCCTATTAGCGACTTGTTCGAAGACATATTAGCAACTGAGAGAGCTCGCTCTTTCTATATGAATTG GATCCTGGACCCAATTGTATTTGGGAACTATCCAGCAGTGATGGAGGAAACTCTGGGACTTGATTTGCCTCACTTTTCAACTGAggataaaaagaaattgaagaatggCGCAGATTTTATTGGCATTAATCACTATACCAGTTTCTACGTAAAAGATTGCCTCTATTCTTCCTGTAAACCAGGATTGGGATCATCTAAGATAGAAGGTTTTGCTTTCTGGACACCAGTGAAGGAAGAAACATTAATCGGAGAACCT ACTGAAATTTCATGGATATATGTCAATCCTCAAGGAATGAACAAGATAGTTACATACATAAAGGAGAGATACAATAATATACCAATATTTGTAACAGAAAATG GTTATGGGCAGAAGAACAAACCCAATACTCAAACTGAAGATTTACTCAATGATACCAGACGAATAGATTACATGAGAAGTTACCTTGGTGCTTTGGAAACATCAATGAG
- the LOC120083128 gene encoding phospholipase A I isoform X2, with product MCCCFWQVVQACFALSSLAADVSIAMQLMKADIMQPIKTVLKSVSQDEVISVLHVVAKLAFTSDTVAQKMLTKELLKSLKLLCAQKNPEVQRSALLTVGNLAFCLDNRRILVTSEKLRELLLRLTVAPNPRVNKAAARALAILGENENLRRAMKGRQVAKQGLRILSMDGGGMKGLATVQILKEIEKGTGRRIHELFDLICGTSTGGMLAVALGIKQMTLDQCEEIYKNLGKLVFAEPTPKDSEAASWREKLDQLYKSSSQSFRVVVHGSKHSADQFERLLKEMCADEDGDLLIESAVKNPPKVFVVSTLVSMVPAQPFLFRNYQYPVGTPEVPLAISDSSGITVFGSPLASAQDGYKRSAFIGSCKHQVWKAIRASSAAPYYLDDFSDDVNRWQDGAIVANNPTIFAIREAQLLWPDTRIDCLVSIGCGSTPMKVRKGGWRYLDTGQVLIESACSVDRVEEALSTLLPMLPEIHYFRFNPVDERCDMELDETDPAVWIKLEAAVEEYIQSNNLAFKNACERLILPYQHDEKWSENFNSLHFSRVMASSADENSPSLGWRRNVLLIEASHSPDAGKVMHHARELEAFCSKNGIRISLMQGTSGALKTVPSSTFPTPFTSPLFTGSFPSSPLLYSPDIGPQRLGRIDMVPPLSLDGHLGKGAAFTPESPSGPRELSLPVRALHEKLQNSPQVGIVHLALQNDSSGSILSWRNDVFVVAEPGELAEKFLQSVKISLLSAMHSHRRKGASLLANVLTVSDLVALKPHFQIGGIVHRYLGRQTQVMEDNQEIGAYLFRRTVPSLYLSPDDVRWMVGAWRDRIIFCTGTYGPTPALIRAFLDSGAKAVICSSNEPPETQSATFQAGDYDTMENGKFEIGEEEGEDDGAELSSPVSDWEDSEAEKIGNYSLDAWDDDEGELSQFVCHLYDSLFRERASVNAALLHALASHRKLRYTCHLPGVQ from the exons ATGTG TTGTTGCTTCTGGCAGGTCGTACAAGCATGCTTTGCTCTTTCTTCTCTTGCTGCAGATGTTTCCATCGCAATGCAGTTGATGAAAGCAGACATAATGCAACCCATTAAAACTGTCTTAAAATCTGTTTCACAGGATGAAGTAATTTCTGTATTGCACGTTGTGGCTAAGTTGGCTTTCACATCTGATACTGTAGCTCAGAAAATGTTGACTAAGGAGCTTTTGAAATCCCTGAAATTGTTATGTGCCCAAAAAAATCCAGAG GTGCAAAGGTCAGCTTTATTGACAGTTGGAAACTTGGCATTTTGCTTAGACAATCGTCGCATTCTAGTTACTTCTGAAAAGTTGCGTGAACTACTCTTACGCTTGACAGTTGCACCTAACCCACGCGTGAATAAAGCTGCAGCTCGTGCTTTAGCAATCCTTG GGGAGAATGAAAATTTACGACGTGCCATGAAAGGGAGACAAGTAGCAAAGCAAGGACTGCGAATACTCTCAATGGATGGTGGTGGCATGAAAGGTTTGGCAACAGTTCAAATACTTAAAGAAATTGAGAAGGGAACTGGAAGGCGGATACATGAATTGTTTGATCTTATATGTGGCACATCGACTGGAGGCATGCTAGCTGTTGCCCTAGGAATTAAGCAGATGACTTTGGATCAATGTgaagaaatatataaaaatcttG GAAAGCTCGTCTTTGCTGAGCCTACACCAAAGGACAGTGAAGCTGCTTCCTGGAGAGAAAAGCTGGATCAACTTTACAAAAGTTCTTCGCAAAGTTTCAGAGTTGTTGTCCATGGATCTAAA CATAGCGCTGATCAATTTGAGAGGCTATTAAAGGAAATGTGTGCAGATGAGGATGGAGACCTATTAATAGAATCTGCAGTTAAAAACCCCCCAAAAGTATTTGTTGTGTCAACCTTGGTGAGCATGGTACCAGCTCAACCTTTCTTATTCCGCAATTATCAG TATCCTGTTGGAACACCAGAGGTACCTCTGGCAATTTCAGACAGTTCAGGAATTACTGTGTTTGGATCACCTTTGGCCAGTGCACAAGATGGCTATAAGCGCAGTGCTTTCATTGGAAGTTGCAAGCACCAAGTATGGAAAGCTATAAGAGCATCGTCTGCTGCTCCTTACTATCTTGATGATTTTTCAGATG ACGTAAATCGCTGGCAAGATGGAGCCATTGTGGCAAATAATCCTACTATCTTTGCCATAAGAGAAGCACAACTTCTATGGCCTGACACAAGAATTGACTGCTTAGTTTCCATTGGCTGTGGATCTACTCCAATGAAG GTGAGGAAAGGTGGATGGCGTTATTTGGACACTGGACAAGTGCTTATTGAGAGTGCATGCTCTGTGGACCGCGTGGAGGAGGCCTTGAGTACGTTGTTACCCATGCTGCCTGAAATACATTACTTCCGGTTTAACCCAG TGGATGAACGATGTGATATGGAACTGGACGAGACTGATCCAGCAGTCTGGATAAAGTTGGAAGCCGCAGTTGAGGAGTATATCCAAAGTAATAATCTGGCCTTTAAGAATGCCTGTGAAAGATTAATCTTGCCTTATCAACATGATGAGAAGTGGTCGGAAAACTTCAATTCACTTCATTTCTCCAGGGTCATGGCATCATCGGCAG ATGAGAATAGCCCTTCTTTGGGTTGGAGACGGAACGTACTACTGATTGAAGCTTCCCATAGTCCTGATGCTGGAAAAGTTATGCATCATGCTCGTGAACTTGAAGCATTTTGTTCCAAAAATGGAATTCGAATATCCCTTATGCAAGGAACATCTGGGGCTTTGAAGACCGTTCCTTCATCAACATTCCCAACACCTTTTACGTCACCCTTGTTTACTGGAAGCTTTCCGTCAAGCCCACTTCTATATAGTCCGGATATTGGACCACAAAGGCTTGGTCGAATTGATATGGTTCCACCTTTAAGCTTAGATGGCCATTTGGGTAAAGGAGCAGCATTCACCCCAGAGTCTCCTTCAGGACCCAGAGAACTCTCCTTACCTGTACGGGCATTGCATGAGAAGTTACAAAACTCACCTCAAGTGGGCATTGTACATTTGGCCCTTCAAAATGACTCATCGGGCTCAATATTAAG TTGGCGAAATGATGTTTTTGTAGTTGCAGAACCTGGAGAACTTGCAGAGAAATTTCTACAAAGTGTTAAGATCAGTTTGTTGTCAGCCATGCATAGTCATCGTAGAAAGGGTGCATCATTGCTTGCCAATGTCTTGACTGTGTCTGATCTGGTGGCACTCAAACCCCACTTCCAAATTGGAGGCATCGTCCATCGCTATTTAGGACGACAAACCCAA GTTATGGAGGATAACCAAGAAATTGGGGCTTACTTGTTTCGTAGAACAGTTCCTTCCTTGTACTTATCACCTGATGATGTTCGTTGGATG GTTGGTGCTTGGAGGGACAGGATCATTTTCTGCACTGGAACTTATGGGCCGACCCCAGCTTTAATTAGAGCCTTCTTGGATTCTGGGGCTAAAGCTGTAATATGTTCTTCAAACGAACCCCCCGAAACACAATCGGCAACATTCCAGGCAGGGGACTATGATACCATGGAAAATGGGAAGTTCGAGATTGGCGAGGAGGAGGGAGAAGATGATGGTGCGGAGCTTTCTAGTCCTGTAAGTGACTGGGAAGACAGTGAGGCAgagaaaattggaaattatTCTTTGGATGCCTGGGATGATGATGAGGGGGAACTTTCACAGTTTGTTTGCCACTTATACGACTCGTTATTCCGAGAGCGTGCTAGTGTAAATGCTGCTTTACTCCACGCTCTTGCTTCGCATCGGaagttgaggtatacatgtcaTCTCCCTGGTGTCCAATAG
- the LOC120083128 gene encoding phospholipase A I isoform X1 has protein sequence MAELRVLRLFANPLEFLPEILPLHNLRHLSLANIRVVADENLRSVDVQIEMENNSYFGASRHKLSAFFSLIFRFSSCHHPLLASALAKIMQDEGNRAVISKDENAIHQLISMISSENRHVVVQACFALSSLAADVSIAMQLMKADIMQPIKTVLKSVSQDEVISVLHVVAKLAFTSDTVAQKMLTKELLKSLKLLCAQKNPEVQRSALLTVGNLAFCLDNRRILVTSEKLRELLLRLTVAPNPRVNKAAARALAILGENENLRRAMKGRQVAKQGLRILSMDGGGMKGLATVQILKEIEKGTGRRIHELFDLICGTSTGGMLAVALGIKQMTLDQCEEIYKNLGKLVFAEPTPKDSEAASWREKLDQLYKSSSQSFRVVVHGSKHSADQFERLLKEMCADEDGDLLIESAVKNPPKVFVVSTLVSMVPAQPFLFRNYQYPVGTPEVPLAISDSSGITVFGSPLASAQDGYKRSAFIGSCKHQVWKAIRASSAAPYYLDDFSDDVNRWQDGAIVANNPTIFAIREAQLLWPDTRIDCLVSIGCGSTPMKVRKGGWRYLDTGQVLIESACSVDRVEEALSTLLPMLPEIHYFRFNPVDERCDMELDETDPAVWIKLEAAVEEYIQSNNLAFKNACERLILPYQHDEKWSENFNSLHFSRVMASSADENSPSLGWRRNVLLIEASHSPDAGKVMHHARELEAFCSKNGIRISLMQGTSGALKTVPSSTFPTPFTSPLFTGSFPSSPLLYSPDIGPQRLGRIDMVPPLSLDGHLGKGAAFTPESPSGPRELSLPVRALHEKLQNSPQVGIVHLALQNDSSGSILSWRNDVFVVAEPGELAEKFLQSVKISLLSAMHSHRRKGASLLANVLTVSDLVALKPHFQIGGIVHRYLGRQTQVMEDNQEIGAYLFRRTVPSLYLSPDDVRWMVGAWRDRIIFCTGTYGPTPALIRAFLDSGAKAVICSSNEPPETQSATFQAGDYDTMENGKFEIGEEEGEDDGAELSSPVSDWEDSEAEKIGNYSLDAWDDDEGELSQFVCHLYDSLFRERASVNAALLHALASHRKLRYTCHLPGVQ, from the exons ATGGCTGAGTTGCGTGTTCTAAGACTATTTGCTAACCCTCTCGAATTTCTTCCTGAAATCTTGCCATTGCACAATTTACGCCATCTTTCTCTTGCAAATATCAGAGTTGTGGCAGATGAAAACTTGAGATCTGTGGATGTTCAAATAGAG ATggaaaataactcttattttggTGCATCTAGACATAAGCTTAGTGCCTTCTTCTCCCTTATTTTCCGTTTTTCTTCCTGTCACCACCCTTTGCTAGCATCTGCCCTAGCAAAAATCATGCAAGATGAAGGAAATCGTGCAGTTATTAGTAAAGATGAGAATGCAATTCATCAGCTTATAAGTATGATAAGCAGTGAGAACCGTCATGTG GTCGTACAAGCATGCTTTGCTCTTTCTTCTCTTGCTGCAGATGTTTCCATCGCAATGCAGTTGATGAAAGCAGACATAATGCAACCCATTAAAACTGTCTTAAAATCTGTTTCACAGGATGAAGTAATTTCTGTATTGCACGTTGTGGCTAAGTTGGCTTTCACATCTGATACTGTAGCTCAGAAAATGTTGACTAAGGAGCTTTTGAAATCCCTGAAATTGTTATGTGCCCAAAAAAATCCAGAG GTGCAAAGGTCAGCTTTATTGACAGTTGGAAACTTGGCATTTTGCTTAGACAATCGTCGCATTCTAGTTACTTCTGAAAAGTTGCGTGAACTACTCTTACGCTTGACAGTTGCACCTAACCCACGCGTGAATAAAGCTGCAGCTCGTGCTTTAGCAATCCTTG GGGAGAATGAAAATTTACGACGTGCCATGAAAGGGAGACAAGTAGCAAAGCAAGGACTGCGAATACTCTCAATGGATGGTGGTGGCATGAAAGGTTTGGCAACAGTTCAAATACTTAAAGAAATTGAGAAGGGAACTGGAAGGCGGATACATGAATTGTTTGATCTTATATGTGGCACATCGACTGGAGGCATGCTAGCTGTTGCCCTAGGAATTAAGCAGATGACTTTGGATCAATGTgaagaaatatataaaaatcttG GAAAGCTCGTCTTTGCTGAGCCTACACCAAAGGACAGTGAAGCTGCTTCCTGGAGAGAAAAGCTGGATCAACTTTACAAAAGTTCTTCGCAAAGTTTCAGAGTTGTTGTCCATGGATCTAAA CATAGCGCTGATCAATTTGAGAGGCTATTAAAGGAAATGTGTGCAGATGAGGATGGAGACCTATTAATAGAATCTGCAGTTAAAAACCCCCCAAAAGTATTTGTTGTGTCAACCTTGGTGAGCATGGTACCAGCTCAACCTTTCTTATTCCGCAATTATCAG TATCCTGTTGGAACACCAGAGGTACCTCTGGCAATTTCAGACAGTTCAGGAATTACTGTGTTTGGATCACCTTTGGCCAGTGCACAAGATGGCTATAAGCGCAGTGCTTTCATTGGAAGTTGCAAGCACCAAGTATGGAAAGCTATAAGAGCATCGTCTGCTGCTCCTTACTATCTTGATGATTTTTCAGATG ACGTAAATCGCTGGCAAGATGGAGCCATTGTGGCAAATAATCCTACTATCTTTGCCATAAGAGAAGCACAACTTCTATGGCCTGACACAAGAATTGACTGCTTAGTTTCCATTGGCTGTGGATCTACTCCAATGAAG GTGAGGAAAGGTGGATGGCGTTATTTGGACACTGGACAAGTGCTTATTGAGAGTGCATGCTCTGTGGACCGCGTGGAGGAGGCCTTGAGTACGTTGTTACCCATGCTGCCTGAAATACATTACTTCCGGTTTAACCCAG TGGATGAACGATGTGATATGGAACTGGACGAGACTGATCCAGCAGTCTGGATAAAGTTGGAAGCCGCAGTTGAGGAGTATATCCAAAGTAATAATCTGGCCTTTAAGAATGCCTGTGAAAGATTAATCTTGCCTTATCAACATGATGAGAAGTGGTCGGAAAACTTCAATTCACTTCATTTCTCCAGGGTCATGGCATCATCGGCAG ATGAGAATAGCCCTTCTTTGGGTTGGAGACGGAACGTACTACTGATTGAAGCTTCCCATAGTCCTGATGCTGGAAAAGTTATGCATCATGCTCGTGAACTTGAAGCATTTTGTTCCAAAAATGGAATTCGAATATCCCTTATGCAAGGAACATCTGGGGCTTTGAAGACCGTTCCTTCATCAACATTCCCAACACCTTTTACGTCACCCTTGTTTACTGGAAGCTTTCCGTCAAGCCCACTTCTATATAGTCCGGATATTGGACCACAAAGGCTTGGTCGAATTGATATGGTTCCACCTTTAAGCTTAGATGGCCATTTGGGTAAAGGAGCAGCATTCACCCCAGAGTCTCCTTCAGGACCCAGAGAACTCTCCTTACCTGTACGGGCATTGCATGAGAAGTTACAAAACTCACCTCAAGTGGGCATTGTACATTTGGCCCTTCAAAATGACTCATCGGGCTCAATATTAAG TTGGCGAAATGATGTTTTTGTAGTTGCAGAACCTGGAGAACTTGCAGAGAAATTTCTACAAAGTGTTAAGATCAGTTTGTTGTCAGCCATGCATAGTCATCGTAGAAAGGGTGCATCATTGCTTGCCAATGTCTTGACTGTGTCTGATCTGGTGGCACTCAAACCCCACTTCCAAATTGGAGGCATCGTCCATCGCTATTTAGGACGACAAACCCAA GTTATGGAGGATAACCAAGAAATTGGGGCTTACTTGTTTCGTAGAACAGTTCCTTCCTTGTACTTATCACCTGATGATGTTCGTTGGATG GTTGGTGCTTGGAGGGACAGGATCATTTTCTGCACTGGAACTTATGGGCCGACCCCAGCTTTAATTAGAGCCTTCTTGGATTCTGGGGCTAAAGCTGTAATATGTTCTTCAAACGAACCCCCCGAAACACAATCGGCAACATTCCAGGCAGGGGACTATGATACCATGGAAAATGGGAAGTTCGAGATTGGCGAGGAGGAGGGAGAAGATGATGGTGCGGAGCTTTCTAGTCCTGTAAGTGACTGGGAAGACAGTGAGGCAgagaaaattggaaattatTCTTTGGATGCCTGGGATGATGATGAGGGGGAACTTTCACAGTTTGTTTGCCACTTATACGACTCGTTATTCCGAGAGCGTGCTAGTGTAAATGCTGCTTTACTCCACGCTCTTGCTTCGCATCGGaagttgaggtatacatgtcaTCTCCCTGGTGTCCAATAG